One genomic window of Eriocheir sinensis breed Jianghai 21 unplaced genomic scaffold, ASM2467909v1 Scaffold1284, whole genome shotgun sequence includes the following:
- the LOC126989744 gene encoding neogenin-like, whose protein sequence is MRDLDTLFCGTTSSSLHIHGLQEDKGTYMCWAENREDSLDAVAHIQVQVAPRFLRQPANALTYEKENVELECSVYGQPEPSLHWLKNGELLVETDFCDGVDIYHLQVKKDRDM, encoded by the exons ATGAG ggacctggacacactgttctgtggcaccaccagcagcagcctgcacatccatggcctgcaggaggaCAAGGGGACGTATATGTGCTGGGCGGAGAACAGGGAGGATTCGCTCGACGCCGTGGCCCACATACAGGTCCAAG TTGCTCCGAGGTTTCTGAGGCAGCCGGCCAACGCTCTCACCTATGAGAAGGAGAACGTGGAGCTGGAGTGCAGCGTGTACGGCCAGCCAGAGCCCTCGCTCCACTGGCTCAAGAACGGCGAGCTGCTGGTGGAGACGGACTTTTGTGATGGTGTGGACATTTATCACTTACAGGTTAAAAAGGACAGAGATATGTAG
- the LOC126989743 gene encoding uncharacterized protein LOC126989743 isoform X1, with protein MCVCVCVCVPAPVKPLPSTFSCPPDPHILLSADDDLLLTTCQHGAVQAKRRMHCEGCDEFVRAPISTVFVVSRGSSGSQRESVTHLKAHLGLHLVPPCRCMVPNGTLHLTWVNARSRLTRASTSASLGVGTFISTRARLSIVVWCQCWAMLSVCIPTHTASLSPPPLPEFDEQPQDVTVMEGERTGFPCALDTMPAPSIKGFRNSHPLEPDSRMTRLPSGALEIENVAMPGSTAAKPTRARCPSKPHSQSRKPTPCGTPSGPCSLLSQSPR; from the exons atgtgtgtgtgtgtgtgtgtgtgtgtccccgcccCTGTAAAGCCTCTTCCCTCGACCTTCTCCTGCCCTCCTGACCCTCACATCCTCCTCAGTGCCGATGATGACCTGCTGCTGACGACCTGCCAACACGGGGCTGTACAGGCCAAGAGGAGGATGCACTGTGAGGGGTGTGACGAGTTCGTCCGTGCGCCGATTTCGACTGTATTCGTTGTGTCCCGAGGCAGCAGCGGGAGCCAGAGGGAGAGTGTGACGCATCTCaagg CACACCTTGGCCTGCAcctcgtccctccctgcaggtgcATGGTGCCCAACGGGACGCTGCACCTCACCTGGGTCAACGCCCGGAGCAGACTGACGAGGGCATCCACCAGTGCCTCCCTGGGTGTGGGCACCTTCATCTCCACCCGCGCCAGGCTCAGCATTGTTG TTTGGTGTCAGTGTTGGGCAATGCTCTCTGTGtgcatccccacacacacagcctcgcTCTCTCCCCCACCACTGCCAGAGTTTGATGAGCAGCCTCAGGACGTGACGGTCATGGAGGGGGAGCGCACTGGGTTCCCGTGTGCCCTGGACACCATGCCGGCGCCCTCCATCAAGGGGTTCAGGAACAGTCACCCGCTGGAGCCAGACTCACGAATGACACGCCTTCCATCTG GTGCCTTAGAAATAGAGAATGTAGCCATGCCGGGGAGTACTGCTGCCAAGCCAACAAGAGCAAGGTGTCCCAGCAAGCCACACTCACAGTCAAGGAAGCCTACGCCCTGCGGGACCCCCAGCGGCCCGTGCTCACTGCTCAGCCAAAGTCCACGATAG
- the LOC126989743 gene encoding uncharacterized protein LOC126989743 isoform X2, which yields MCVCVCVCVPAPVKPLPSTFSCPPDPHILLSADDDLLLTTCQHGAVQAKRRMHCEGCDEFVRAPISTVFVVSRGSSGSQRESVTHLKAHLGLHLVPPCRCMVPNGTLHLTWVNARSRLTRASTSASLGVGTFISTRARLSIVEFDEQPQDVTVMEGERTGFPCALDTMPAPSIKGFRNSHPLEPDSRMTRLPSGALEIENVAMPGSTAAKPTRARCPSKPHSQSRKPTPCGTPSGPCSLLSQSPR from the exons atgtgtgtgtgtgtgtgtgtgtgtgtccccgcccCTGTAAAGCCTCTTCCCTCGACCTTCTCCTGCCCTCCTGACCCTCACATCCTCCTCAGTGCCGATGATGACCTGCTGCTGACGACCTGCCAACACGGGGCTGTACAGGCCAAGAGGAGGATGCACTGTGAGGGGTGTGACGAGTTCGTCCGTGCGCCGATTTCGACTGTATTCGTTGTGTCCCGAGGCAGCAGCGGGAGCCAGAGGGAGAGTGTGACGCATCTCaagg CACACCTTGGCCTGCAcctcgtccctccctgcaggtgcATGGTGCCCAACGGGACGCTGCACCTCACCTGGGTCAACGCCCGGAGCAGACTGACGAGGGCATCCACCAGTGCCTCCCTGGGTGTGGGCACCTTCATCTCCACCCGCGCCAGGCTCAGCATTGTTG AGTTTGATGAGCAGCCTCAGGACGTGACGGTCATGGAGGGGGAGCGCACTGGGTTCCCGTGTGCCCTGGACACCATGCCGGCGCCCTCCATCAAGGGGTTCAGGAACAGTCACCCGCTGGAGCCAGACTCACGAATGACACGCCTTCCATCTG GTGCCTTAGAAATAGAGAATGTAGCCATGCCGGGGAGTACTGCTGCCAAGCCAACAAGAGCAAGGTGTCCCAGCAAGCCACACTCACAGTCAAGGAAGCCTACGCCCTGCGGGACCCCCAGCGGCCCGTGCTCACTGCTCAGCCAAAGTCCACGATAG